A portion of the Magnolia sinica isolate HGM2019 chromosome 17, MsV1, whole genome shotgun sequence genome contains these proteins:
- the LOC131230782 gene encoding uncharacterized protein LOC131230782: MTSRSPIFPMPEPQHFSDYGFDPQIDYFQILEEARKHKRESRSIDALHFKLQKPISKEDSKKTKKRKWWKNALLFWRSKSREDNERQQNRNHFETSRASESCYRAISSPVYVVGESGLGTPSRSRPTSGPLAGTLTPTRNGDVDIPYLSLRELNLEHHHQRISISSMPIYLVT, encoded by the exons ATGACGAGCAGATCTCCCATATTTCCAATGCCAGAACCGCAGCATTTCAGCGACTACGGCTTCGACCCTCAAATCGACTATTTCCAG ATCCTGGAAGAAGCACGGAAGCACAAGCGCGAGTCCCGATCAATTGACGCACTccatttcaagctccaaaaacccATCTCGAAGGAAGATTCAAAGAAGACGAAGAAGCGAAAATGGTGGAAAAACGCGCTTCTGTTCTGGAGATCCAAGTCGAGAGAAGACAACGAAAGGCAGCAAAATCGCAACCATTTTGAAACGAGTCGAGCGAGCGAGTCATGTTACAGGGCGATTTCCAGCCCCGTGTATGTTGTTGGAGAGAGCGGCTTGGGTACGCCGAGTCGGAGTCGGCCGACTTCGGGCCCACTCGCTGGGACTTTGACTCCGACTCGGAATGGGGATGTTGATATCCCTTATCTGAGCTTGAGAGAACTGAATCTGGAGCA